A genomic stretch from Longimicrobiales bacterium includes:
- a CDS encoding S9 family peptidase codes for MNPTLHLAPLILAAACLSASAAAAQVVDSTRYDRSLEAIEPTDTRADVGLAGSDPADIGRYLLAESGGATNARMSPDGQTVAFTWSVSGEPHLWTVPAAGGQPRRLTYGSGITFFRWAPDGRRLLYGADNDGDELESYFLIEVDGSTEREVLPAVEGGYRIFGDFAAGNAIVFASTERNGIDFDVRWADLTNGQTRIVYEGRAGFVVHDVSPDGTRAVVSETVGEDSDNLYMLDLATGVLDTLSVPSRRANHTSGGVAWLPDGTGFHLATNRDRNFAALTLYRIGSGFDVVEAPEADIEGVDLCGPAGRYLAWTVNTGGYSRLHVLDRERNQPLDVPQLPDGVYSLDCAMQSSRLAITVDGWQTPGDIIVWDLESGAVHRPFRSDLAGLDPHRLVEPTSVTLAARDGVEVQGLLYLPDAVSRQRGGPPPVVFLVHGGPTSQYRPRFDAVAQYHVDRGLAVFAPNVRGSTGFGHEYVTLDDRERRLDSVRDLVDMLEYLGAQGLVDADRAAVVGGSYGGYAVNAVLANFPGHFRAGAALYGVADWVTALDVTSPALKASDRIEYGDIAEPHWRAFYQENSPIRQVDRIDVPVLYSHGIQDPRIDIAETEVMVRSLRSRGIEAPFIRFLDEGHGWRKLSNRLFYYRYQAEFLERMLRPAV; via the coding sequence ATGAACCCGACGCTTCACCTCGCACCGCTCATCCTGGCGGCCGCATGCCTCAGCGCCAGTGCGGCGGCGGCGCAGGTCGTGGATTCCACACGTTACGACCGCAGTCTCGAGGCCATTGAGCCGACTGATACGCGAGCCGATGTCGGGCTCGCCGGCAGCGATCCCGCGGACATCGGGCGATACCTGCTCGCAGAGAGTGGCGGCGCGACCAACGCACGCATGTCGCCTGACGGACAGACGGTCGCGTTCACGTGGAGCGTGTCGGGCGAGCCACACCTCTGGACGGTGCCGGCCGCGGGCGGACAGCCGCGCCGCCTGACGTACGGCAGCGGAATCACGTTCTTCCGATGGGCGCCCGACGGTCGCAGGCTGCTGTACGGCGCTGACAACGATGGCGATGAGCTGGAGTCGTACTTCCTGATCGAAGTGGACGGCAGCACCGAGCGTGAGGTACTGCCGGCCGTAGAAGGTGGATACCGCATATTCGGCGACTTCGCCGCGGGTAATGCGATCGTGTTTGCGTCCACGGAACGCAACGGCATCGACTTCGATGTGCGCTGGGCAGATCTCACAAATGGACAGACACGCATCGTATACGAAGGCAGGGCCGGCTTCGTCGTGCATGACGTGTCGCCCGACGGCACACGTGCTGTCGTCAGTGAAACGGTAGGCGAGGATTCGGACAATCTGTACATGCTCGACCTGGCGACGGGCGTGCTCGACACGCTGTCCGTCCCGTCGCGCCGCGCGAATCACACATCGGGCGGCGTCGCCTGGCTGCCCGATGGTACCGGCTTCCATCTCGCCACCAACCGCGACCGCAACTTCGCCGCGCTCACGCTCTACCGGATCGGGAGCGGATTCGACGTCGTCGAGGCTCCGGAAGCCGACATCGAGGGCGTCGATCTGTGCGGGCCAGCGGGACGGTATCTCGCATGGACCGTGAACACTGGCGGCTACAGCCGCCTCCATGTTCTCGATCGTGAACGGAATCAGCCGCTGGACGTGCCGCAGCTGCCGGATGGTGTCTATTCACTGGACTGCGCAATGCAAAGCAGCCGGTTGGCGATTACTGTCGATGGCTGGCAGACACCCGGCGATATCATCGTATGGGACCTCGAAAGCGGAGCGGTGCATCGCCCGTTCCGATCCGACCTTGCCGGTCTCGATCCGCACCGGCTCGTTGAGCCGACGAGCGTAACGCTGGCCGCGCGCGACGGCGTGGAAGTGCAGGGGCTGTTGTATCTGCCCGACGCGGTGTCGCGTCAACGTGGCGGCCCGCCGCCGGTCGTGTTCCTCGTCCACGGCGGCCCGACCTCACAGTACCGCCCGCGCTTCGACGCGGTCGCCCAGTACCACGTCGACCGCGGCCTCGCCGTGTTCGCACCGAACGTCCGCGGCTCGACGGGGTTCGGCCACGAGTACGTGACGCTGGACGACCGCGAGCGCCGGCTCGACAGCGTGCGCGATCTTGTCGACATGCTCGAATATCTCGGTGCGCAGGGGCTGGTCGATGCCGATCGTGCAGCGGTAGTCGGCGGGTCGTACGGCGGGTATGCCGTGAATGCGGTACTGGCCAACTTCCCGGGGCACTTCCGTGCTGGCGCCGCACTGTACGGCGTCGCCGACTGGGTCACCGCGCTGGACGTCACGTCGCCTGCGCTCAAGGCGTCCGACCGGATCGAATACGGCGACATTGCGGAGCCACACTGGCGCGCGTTCTACCAGGAGAACTCGCCGATCCGGCAGGTAGACCGCATCGACGTTCCCGTGCTCTATTCGCACGGCATCCAGGACCCGCGCATCGACATTGCCGAGACTGAGGTGATGGTGCGATCGCTGCGGTCACGCGGCATCGAGGCCCCGTTCATCCGGTTCCTCGACGAGGGGCATGGCTGGCGGAAGCTGTCGAACCGGCTCTTCTATTACCGTTATCAGGCTGAGTTCCTGGAACGGATGCTCAGGCCGGCGGTGTAA
- a CDS encoding DUF418 domain-containing protein produces MNTQVARRETSLEPVSASERIEVIDALRGFALAGVLFANLFAFSGFIMISQEQQAALPGGAANGIVALLSNVFVNRKFITIFSLLFGLGFGIQLARARARGENVVPTYARRLFVLLAIGLVHKFVLWGGDILTLYAIFGFALLLVRDWSDRRLLLAGAIIAVAALSVDVLVKIVTNTPVVEWQEGWDTAMASAMAGGSYVEVFRLNAEFEIYRHIHDGIPYLSFLGLFLIGYWTARKRLLHDVAAHRRVLRRVFGWGLAIGLLATVGAMAALALSGVLGADGPPAAVPWWMPLAAGAWTLSFLGLAAAYASGFALLFQRPRWRRLLNVFSPVGRMALTNYLLQTVIALWLFYGYMPGPGWSGEVGPVGLVPILIVVFGAQIAFSTWWLRHYRFGPMEWLWRSLTYGRIQPMRRVESARAVTVG; encoded by the coding sequence ATGAACACACAGGTCGCCCGACGGGAAACCTCGCTCGAACCCGTATCGGCCAGCGAGCGCATCGAAGTGATCGACGCGTTGCGTGGCTTCGCACTCGCGGGCGTGCTGTTCGCCAATCTGTTCGCCTTCTCCGGCTTCATCATGATCTCCCAGGAGCAGCAGGCCGCGCTGCCAGGCGGCGCCGCGAACGGCATCGTGGCCCTGCTCTCGAACGTCTTCGTCAACCGCAAGTTCATCACGATCTTCTCGCTGTTGTTCGGACTCGGCTTCGGGATCCAGCTCGCGCGGGCGCGGGCGCGCGGCGAAAACGTCGTGCCGACGTACGCCCGCCGGCTGTTCGTCCTTCTCGCCATCGGCCTCGTCCACAAGTTCGTGCTGTGGGGCGGCGACATCCTGACGCTCTACGCGATCTTCGGGTTTGCTCTGCTGCTCGTCCGCGACTGGTCCGATCGCCGGCTGCTCCTCGCCGGCGCGATCATCGCGGTCGCGGCGCTTTCGGTCGATGTGCTGGTGAAGATCGTCACGAACACGCCGGTGGTTGAATGGCAGGAGGGGTGGGACACCGCGATGGCGAGTGCGATGGCCGGCGGCTCGTACGTCGAGGTGTTCCGGTTGAACGCCGAGTTCGAGATCTACCGCCATATCCACGACGGCATCCCTTACCTCAGTTTCCTCGGGCTCTTCCTGATCGGGTACTGGACTGCTCGTAAGCGCCTGCTCCACGACGTCGCGGCGCACCGTCGCGTGCTGCGGCGCGTGTTCGGCTGGGGGCTGGCGATCGGCCTGCTCGCGACGGTGGGCGCGATGGCCGCGCTGGCGCTGTCGGGGGTGCTCGGGGCCGACGGGCCTCCTGCCGCTGTGCCGTGGTGGATGCCGCTCGCGGCCGGTGCCTGGACGCTGTCGTTCCTCGGGCTCGCCGCGGCGTATGCGTCCGGCTTCGCGCTACTCTTCCAGCGCCCGCGCTGGCGCCGGCTGTTGAACGTCTTCTCGCCCGTGGGTCGGATGGCGCTCACGAATTACCTGCTCCAGACCGTCATCGCGCTCTGGCTCTTCTACGGCTACATGCCCGGCCCCGGCTGGTCCGGCGAGGTCGGGCCGGTGGGACTGGTGCCGATCCTGATCGTGGTCTTCGGTGCACAGATCGCATTCAGCACGTGGTGGCTGCGTCACTATCGGTTTGGTCCGATGGAATGGCTGTGGCGCTCGCTCACATACGGTCGGATCCAGCCGATGCGGCGCGTCGAGTCTGCGCGCGCGGTGACAGTCGGATGA
- a CDS encoding 6-bladed beta-propeller, with product MGRLARGGTALCASVAIAACGSNDAGRGIAVERTDSAGIEIVQSPGTDQPLEWRIEEVGVIDSESTEAGVFEPSSYAIGADDAGRIFALDRSGNRVVVFDADGNFVRSLGGRGGGPGEVQFPLALVVADDGSSAVFDGAKRRFVWFGADGSVMPEGEFSAPFFGGTMRQTDAGLIYDSNRAVEGTPGRSGIAIAGGDSAITVIERDNEPTRPIELASCGMGFSGLPPIFAPQIRWDAHGARVAAAPEADYEIRIFDDGREVRRVRRAVEPRAATPELAARELGEGMRVRTDGGERVCRTDEVVEQRGFAPVVPAIRRIALDPQGGMWVQRAGIADEPQPIDVFAPDGAYLGTLPQDTPFPAAFLPDGRYAAVTVDELDVTRIVIVRVHAPVFRDE from the coding sequence ATGGGACGATTGGCTCGTGGCGGTACGGCATTGTGCGCGTCGGTCGCTATCGCGGCGTGCGGATCGAACGACGCCGGCCGCGGTATTGCCGTCGAGCGGACCGACTCCGCGGGTATCGAGATCGTGCAGTCGCCCGGTACCGACCAGCCGCTCGAGTGGCGCATCGAAGAAGTGGGTGTGATCGACTCGGAGTCGACCGAGGCCGGAGTGTTCGAGCCGTCCAGCTACGCCATCGGGGCGGACGATGCCGGCCGGATCTTCGCGCTCGACCGCAGCGGCAACCGCGTTGTCGTGTTCGACGCGGATGGCAACTTCGTTCGCTCGCTCGGCGGCAGGGGTGGCGGTCCGGGCGAGGTCCAGTTTCCGCTGGCGCTGGTCGTCGCGGACGATGGCAGCTCGGCGGTCTTCGACGGCGCCAAGCGGCGGTTCGTCTGGTTCGGCGCCGATGGCAGTGTCATGCCCGAGGGCGAGTTCAGCGCACCGTTCTTCGGCGGCACGATGCGCCAGACGGACGCGGGGCTGATCTACGACAGCAACCGGGCGGTGGAGGGCACGCCGGGCCGGAGCGGTATTGCGATCGCCGGCGGCGATTCCGCGATCACGGTCATCGAGCGGGACAATGAGCCGACCAGGCCGATCGAGCTGGCGAGCTGCGGCATGGGGTTCTCCGGCCTGCCGCCGATCTTTGCGCCGCAGATCCGCTGGGATGCGCACGGTGCGCGGGTCGCGGCGGCGCCCGAAGCCGACTACGAGATCCGCATCTTCGATGACGGCCGCGAGGTGCGGCGAGTACGCCGCGCCGTCGAGCCGCGCGCGGCAACGCCTGAGCTGGCCGCGCGAGAGCTCGGCGAGGGAATGCGCGTGCGCACGGACGGCGGCGAGCGCGTGTGTCGCACTGATGAGGTAGTCGAGCAGCGCGGCTTCGCTCCCGTCGTCCCGGCCATCCGTCGCATCGCGCTCGATCCGCAGGGCGGCATGTGGGTGCAGCGCGCCGGCATCGCCGACGAGCCGCAGCCGATCGACGTATTCGCGCCCGACGGCGCGTACCTCGGCACGCTGCCGCAGGACACGCCGTTCCCGGCCGCCTTCCTGCCGGATGGAAGGTATGCGGCCGTCACCGTGGACGAGCTCGACGTCACACGCATCGTGATCGTGCGCGTGCACGCGCCGGTGTTCCGCGACGAGTAG